A genomic window from Methylorubrum extorquens includes:
- a CDS encoding ImuA family protein, with translation MPPLRSHDVPTLDALRRLTDRAGTGSEPADPRALPFGVAGLDAALPGGGLALGALHQIHEGGPRGRYAATAVLFAGGILARLDGPVLWCLHSRDLFAPALARVGLHPDRVVYCETWRDAEVLPAMEEGLRHRGLAGVVGELTRMTLTPSRRLQLAAEGSGVTALVVHRLCAGEAVEPEPSAARTRWRVAPAPSEGTNRRMGRPRWRLDLQRCRGGAPGAWIVEACDAQGRLAVPAGLADRPAAPERVQRRASG, from the coding sequence ATGCCCCCTCTCCGCTCCCACGACGTGCCGACGCTGGACGCGCTTCGCCGCCTGACGGACCGTGCCGGGACCGGCAGCGAGCCGGCGGACCCTCGCGCCCTCCCCTTCGGGGTTGCGGGGCTCGACGCGGCTTTGCCCGGTGGCGGGCTGGCCCTCGGGGCGCTCCACCAGATCCATGAGGGCGGCCCGCGCGGGCGTTACGCCGCCACCGCCGTGCTGTTTGCCGGCGGCATCCTCGCCCGGCTCGACGGGCCGGTGCTGTGGTGCCTGCACAGCCGAGACCTGTTCGCGCCCGCCCTCGCCCGGGTCGGGCTGCATCCCGACCGGGTGGTCTATTGCGAGACGTGGCGGGATGCCGAGGTGCTGCCCGCCATGGAGGAGGGCCTGCGCCATCGCGGGCTGGCCGGCGTCGTCGGCGAACTGACCCGCATGACGCTCACCCCCTCCCGCCGGCTCCAACTCGCGGCGGAGGGCTCGGGCGTTACCGCGCTCGTCGTGCACCGCCTCTGCGCGGGCGAGGCCGTCGAGCCGGAGCCCTCCGCCGCGCGAACCCGCTGGCGGGTGGCGCCCGCCCCCTCTGAAGGAACGAACCGTCGCATGGGCCGGCCGCGCTGGCGGCTCGACTTGCAGCGCTGCCGGGGTGGGGCGCCGGGGGCTTGGATCGTGGAGGCTTGCGATGCGCAGGGTCGTCTCGCTGTACCTGCCGGCTTGGCCGACCGACCGGCTGCGCCGGAGCGGGTCCAGCGCCGCGCCTCCGGATGA
- a CDS encoding response regulator — MSDARPTGHRPVILVVEDEPDERYLAAELLEEKGFEVIEAETAERALDILHQRGDGIDVVFSDVRTPGTIGGFELARIIGVTWPRIRLLLTSGDAGDQPSDLRVTATFMPKPWRAPEILTWLEEAAGLREPPEG, encoded by the coding sequence ATGAGTGACGCACGACCCACAGGCCACCGGCCCGTCATTCTCGTCGTCGAGGATGAACCCGATGAGCGCTACCTCGCGGCCGAGCTGCTGGAGGAGAAGGGCTTCGAGGTCATCGAGGCCGAGACGGCCGAGCGTGCGCTCGACATCCTGCACCAGCGGGGCGACGGGATCGACGTGGTGTTCTCGGACGTGCGCACGCCGGGCACGATCGGCGGCTTCGAACTCGCGCGGATCATCGGCGTGACGTGGCCGCGCATCCGCCTGCTGCTGACCTCAGGCGACGCGGGCGACCAGCCGAGCGACCTGCGCGTCACCGCGACCTTCATGCCCAAGCCCTGGCGGGCACCGGAAATTTTGACGTGGCTCGAAGAGGCCGCGGGGCTCAGGGAGCCGCCGGAGGGCTAG
- a CDS encoding peptidylprolyl isomerase, with protein MAETNETIVLETTKGRVVIALRADLAPNHVERIKTLTTQGFYDGVPFHRVIDGFMAQTGDPTGTGSGGSELPDLNAEFNAEPHVRGTCSMARTNFPHSANSQFFVCFSDARFLDRQYTVWGKVIEGMEVVDTIKRGEPVRDPDRIVKATVAAA; from the coding sequence ATGGCAGAGACGAACGAGACCATCGTCCTTGAGACCACCAAGGGCCGCGTCGTCATCGCGCTGCGCGCCGACCTCGCCCCCAACCACGTCGAGCGGATCAAGACACTGACGACCCAGGGCTTCTACGACGGCGTGCCGTTCCACCGCGTCATCGACGGCTTCATGGCCCAGACCGGCGACCCGACCGGCACCGGTTCGGGCGGCTCGGAGCTGCCCGACCTCAACGCCGAGTTCAACGCCGAGCCGCACGTGCGCGGCACCTGCTCGATGGCGCGCACCAACTTCCCGCACTCGGCGAATTCGCAGTTCTTCGTCTGCTTCTCCGACGCGCGCTTCCTCGACCGCCAGTACACGGTATGGGGCAAGGTGATCGAGGGCATGGAAGTGGTCGACACGATCAAGCGCGGCGAGCCCGTGCGCGATCCGGACCGGATCGTGAAGGCGACCGTCGCGGCGGCGTAA
- a CDS encoding peptidylprolyl isomerase has protein sequence MNRRHAVLGLALSAMLFAAPARAGENTVTLETKDGRVTIELRPEIAPKHVKQLKTLIGQGFYDGLKFHRVIDGFMVQTGDPKGNGTGGSSLPNIPAEFSSAPFKRGTVGMARSGSPNSANSQFFICLGDADFLNNNYTVVGVVTSGMDVVDKIKKGSKADNGSVQNPDKIVKMTLAGGGQ, from the coding sequence ATGAATCGCCGCCACGCCGTCCTCGGACTCGCCCTCTCCGCCATGCTCTTCGCCGCCCCGGCGCGGGCCGGCGAGAACACCGTGACGCTCGAGACCAAGGACGGGCGGGTCACGATCGAACTGCGCCCGGAGATCGCACCCAAGCACGTCAAGCAGCTCAAGACGCTGATCGGCCAAGGCTTCTACGACGGCCTGAAGTTCCACCGCGTCATCGACGGCTTCATGGTCCAGACGGGTGATCCCAAGGGCAACGGCACCGGCGGCTCCAGCCTGCCCAACATCCCCGCCGAGTTCTCTTCCGCGCCGTTCAAGCGTGGCACGGTCGGCATGGCCCGCTCGGGCAGCCCGAATTCGGCCAACTCGCAGTTCTTCATCTGCCTCGGCGACGCGGACTTCCTGAACAACAACTACACCGTCGTCGGCGTCGTCACCTCGGGCATGGACGTGGTCGACAAGATCAAGAAGGGCTCCAAGGCCGATAACGGCTCCGTGCAGAACCCCGACAAGATCGTGAAGATGACGCTCGCCGGAGGCGGCCAATAG
- the coaD gene encoding pantetheine-phosphate adenylyltransferase — protein MTTRTALYAGSFDPVTNGHLDVVRQACRLVPRLVLAIGVHPGKAPLFTAEERAALLRETCEPLAAAEGASLEVVTFDDLAVTAARRCGARLFIRGLRDGTDLDYEMQLAGMNGAMAPEVQTVFLPASTGVRPITATLVRQIAAMGGDVSPFVPPVVAAQLAARFGKS, from the coding sequence GTGACGACCCGTACAGCGCTCTACGCCGGTTCCTTCGATCCGGTCACCAACGGCCATCTCGACGTGGTGCGACAGGCCTGCCGCCTCGTGCCGCGGCTGGTGCTGGCCATCGGCGTGCATCCCGGCAAGGCGCCGCTGTTCACGGCCGAGGAGCGCGCCGCCCTTCTGCGCGAGACCTGCGAGCCGCTGGCTGCGGCCGAGGGTGCGAGCCTGGAGGTCGTCACCTTCGACGATCTCGCCGTCACGGCCGCCCGTCGCTGCGGGGCGCGCCTGTTCATCCGGGGGCTGCGCGACGGCACCGACCTCGATTACGAGATGCAACTCGCCGGCATGAACGGCGCGATGGCGCCCGAGGTCCAGACCGTGTTCCTGCCCGCCTCCACCGGCGTGCGCCCGATCACCGCCACCCTGGTGCGCCAGATCGCGGCGATGGGCGGCGACGTCTCCCCCTTCGTGCCGCCGGTCGTCGCCGCGCAGCTTGCCGCTCGCTTTGGCAAATCCTGA
- a CDS encoding outer membrane protein, translating to MRNSLILSGLAGVLLSGTALAADLPRRAEAPVFTPVPVFAWTGAYFGPNGGYAYTESDTLRTTGIGALQANVTGGLRRANVALPQDGFSIGGQAGYNFQLTPGTGFVFGFETDAQYLDLARSRTETIFNPALNPNVLRNVYAADLDFLGTVRGRIGYAFDRVLVYGTGGFAYGTATSAAVFRTGTPITYAGARSGLETGYAYGGGIEYAIPANSFLDLTGSLQMTVKAEYLRYDLGSRTVLIRSTGGPGVGYNLESRTEGALARVGLNFGFGSY from the coding sequence TTGCGCAACTCCCTGATCCTCTCCGGCCTCGCGGGCGTCCTCCTTTCCGGAACCGCGCTGGCCGCCGACCTGCCGCGCCGCGCTGAGGCGCCGGTCTTCACCCCGGTCCCCGTCTTCGCCTGGACGGGCGCCTATTTCGGCCCCAACGGCGGCTACGCCTACACCGAGAGCGACACCCTGCGGACCACCGGGATCGGTGCGCTCCAGGCCAACGTGACCGGCGGCCTGCGCCGCGCGAACGTCGCCTTGCCGCAGGACGGGTTCAGCATCGGTGGCCAGGCCGGCTACAACTTCCAGCTCACGCCGGGCACCGGTTTCGTCTTCGGCTTCGAGACCGACGCGCAGTATCTCGACCTGGCGCGCAGCCGCACCGAGACGATCTTCAACCCCGCCCTCAACCCGAACGTCCTCCGCAACGTCTACGCCGCCGACCTCGACTTCCTCGGCACCGTGCGCGGCCGTATCGGCTACGCCTTCGACCGCGTCCTGGTCTACGGCACCGGCGGCTTCGCCTACGGCACCGCCACGTCGGCCGCGGTCTTCCGCACGGGAACGCCGATCACCTATGCCGGTGCCCGCTCCGGCCTCGAGACCGGCTACGCCTACGGCGGCGGTATCGAGTACGCGATCCCGGCCAATTCCTTCCTGGATCTCACGGGGTCCCTGCAGATGACGGTCAAGGCCGAGTATCTGCGCTACGACCTCGGCAGCCGCACGGTGCTGATCCGCAGCACGGGCGGCCCCGGCGTCGGCTACAATCTCGAATCCCGCACGGAGGGCGCTCTGGCCCGCGTCGGCCTGAATTTCGGGTTCGGCTCCTATTAA
- the gyrA gene encoding DNA gyrase subunit A, whose translation MADDNDQPGAGTPPPATDIKPVSITDEMRRSYLDYAMSVIVSRALPDARDGLKPVHRRILFAAHESGHLPERRYVKSARIVGDVIGKYHPHGDQSIYDALVRMAQDFSMRLMLIDGQGNFGSVDGDPAAAMRYTESRLAKPASALLSDIDKNTVDFQANYDGEHEEPTVLPARFPNLLVNGAGGIAVGMATNIPPHNLGELIDACIALIDDPSLTIEALNEIVPGPDFPTGGLILGRAGTRQAYATGRGSIIMRAKSHVEELRKEREALIFTEIPYQVNKATLVEKIAELVKEKRVEGISDLRDESDRDGMRIVVEIKRDAMAEVVLNQLYRYTPLQSSFGCNMVALNGGRPELMNLKDLLLAFNDFREEVVSRRTKFLLNKARERAHVLCGLAIAVANIDEVIRLIRTSPDPNTAREALMARDWPAHDIAPLIALVDDPRYRVAEDGTYRLSEIQARAILDLRLQRLTALGRDEVGDELKKLADEIADYLDILRSRVRIQAIVKTELAEVRALFATPRKTEIIDSDFSVEDEDLIAREDMVVTVSHAGYVKRVPLSTYRSQRRGGKGRSGMSTRDEDFVTRLFVASTHTPVLFFSDQGQAYKEKVWRLPMAAPNARGKALVNILHLQNEGERISTIMPLPEDETSWDTLDVMFATASGNVRRNKLSDFTTVNRNGKIAMKLDPGDHIVHVEICRPEQNVLLTTALGQCIRFPVEDVRVFKGRDSTGVRGINLGKDDKVISMAILNAFDASPEERAGYLKMRRAVIGDAGEAEAEPAEAEETPEATAISLERYNEMGAAEQFVLTLSDRGFGKRSSSYEYRTSGRGGKGITAMRVNARNGNLVASFPVEASDQIMLVTNAGQLIRVPVDDIRIVGRASQGVTVFNTDKAERVVSVEHIEGEDDNGDGEEAA comes from the coding sequence TTGGCAGACGACAACGACCAACCCGGCGCCGGCACGCCCCCGCCCGCGACCGACATCAAGCCCGTCTCCATCACCGACGAGATGCGCCGGTCCTACCTCGATTACGCGATGAGCGTGATCGTGAGCCGCGCGCTGCCCGATGCGCGCGACGGCCTCAAGCCGGTGCACCGGCGCATCCTGTTCGCGGCGCACGAGAGCGGGCACCTGCCCGAGCGCCGCTACGTCAAGTCGGCCCGCATCGTCGGCGACGTGATCGGTAAGTACCATCCGCACGGCGACCAATCGATCTACGATGCCTTGGTCCGCATGGCCCAGGACTTCTCGATGCGCCTGATGCTCATCGACGGGCAGGGCAATTTCGGCTCGGTCGACGGCGATCCGGCCGCGGCCATGCGCTACACCGAATCGCGTCTGGCCAAGCCCGCCAGCGCGCTCCTCTCGGACATCGACAAGAACACCGTCGATTTCCAGGCGAACTACGACGGGGAGCACGAGGAGCCGACCGTCCTGCCGGCCCGCTTCCCGAACCTCTTGGTCAACGGCGCGGGCGGCATCGCGGTGGGCATGGCCACCAACATCCCGCCGCACAATCTCGGCGAGCTGATCGACGCCTGCATCGCCCTCATCGACGATCCGAGCCTGACCATCGAGGCGCTCAACGAGATCGTGCCCGGTCCCGACTTCCCGACCGGTGGCCTGATCCTCGGCCGCGCGGGCACGCGGCAGGCCTACGCGACGGGCCGCGGCTCGATCATCATGCGGGCGAAGTCGCATGTCGAGGAACTGCGCAAGGAGCGCGAGGCGCTGATCTTCACCGAGATCCCGTATCAGGTGAACAAGGCGACGCTGGTCGAGAAGATCGCCGAACTCGTCAAGGAGAAGCGCGTCGAGGGCATCTCGGACCTGCGCGACGAATCCGACCGCGACGGCATGCGCATCGTCGTCGAGATCAAGCGCGATGCCATGGCCGAGGTCGTGCTGAACCAGCTCTACCGCTACACGCCGCTGCAATCCTCGTTCGGCTGCAACATGGTGGCGCTGAACGGCGGTCGCCCCGAGCTGATGAACCTGAAGGACCTGCTGCTCGCCTTCAACGACTTCCGCGAGGAGGTCGTCTCCCGGCGCACCAAGTTCCTGCTGAACAAGGCGCGCGAGCGCGCCCACGTCTTGTGCGGTCTGGCCATCGCGGTCGCCAATATCGACGAGGTGATCCGCCTGATCCGGACCTCGCCGGACCCGAACACCGCCCGCGAGGCCTTGATGGCCCGCGACTGGCCGGCCCACGACATTGCCCCCTTGATCGCGCTGGTGGACGATCCGCGCTACCGCGTGGCCGAGGACGGCACCTACCGGCTCTCGGAGATCCAGGCCCGCGCGATCCTCGACCTGCGCCTGCAGCGCCTCACCGCCCTGGGCCGCGACGAGGTCGGCGACGAGCTGAAGAAGCTCGCCGACGAGATCGCCGACTACCTCGACATCCTGCGCTCGCGGGTCCGCATCCAGGCGATCGTGAAGACGGAACTCGCCGAGGTGCGCGCGCTCTTCGCCACCCCGCGCAAGACCGAGATCATCGATTCCGATTTCAGCGTCGAGGACGAGGATCTGATCGCCCGCGAGGACATGGTCGTGACCGTGTCCCATGCCGGCTACGTCAAACGCGTGCCGCTCTCGACCTACCGGTCGCAGCGCCGCGGCGGCAAGGGCCGCTCCGGCATGAGCACGCGCGACGAGGATTTCGTCACCCGGCTGTTCGTGGCCTCGACCCACACCCCGGTGCTGTTCTTCTCCGACCAGGGCCAGGCCTACAAGGAGAAGGTCTGGCGCTTGCCGATGGCCGCTCCGAACGCGCGCGGCAAGGCGCTCGTCAACATCCTGCACCTGCAGAACGAGGGCGAGCGCATCTCGACCATCATGCCGCTGCCCGAGGACGAGACGTCCTGGGATACGCTCGACGTGATGTTCGCCACCGCCTCCGGCAATGTCCGCCGCAACAAGCTGTCGGACTTCACGACCGTGAACCGCAACGGCAAGATCGCGATGAAGCTCGATCCGGGCGATCACATCGTCCATGTCGAGATCTGCCGGCCGGAGCAGAACGTTCTGCTGACCACCGCCCTCGGCCAGTGCATCCGCTTCCCCGTCGAGGATGTGCGCGTCTTCAAGGGCCGCGACTCGACCGGCGTGCGCGGGATCAACCTGGGCAAAGACGACAAAGTCATCTCGATGGCGATCCTCAACGCCTTCGACGCCTCGCCCGAGGAGCGGGCCGGCTACCTGAAGATGCGCCGGGCCGTGATCGGCGATGCGGGCGAGGCGGAGGCCGAGCCGGCCGAGGCCGAGGAGACCCCGGAGGCCACGGCGATCTCGCTGGAGCGCTACAACGAGATGGGCGCCGCGGAGCAGTTCGTGCTGACCCTGTCCGATCGCGGCTTCGGCAAGCGCTCTTCGTCGTACGAGTACCGGACCTCGGGCCGCGGCGGCAAAGGCATCACGGCGATGCGGGTCAACGCCCGCAACGGCAACCTCGTCGCCTCCTTCCCCGTGGAGGCCTCGGACCAGATCATGCTGGTCACCAATGCCGGCCAGCTCATCCGCGTGCCGGTGGACGACATCCGCATCGTCGGCCGCGCCTCGCAGGGCGTGACGGTGTTCAACACCGACAAGGCCGAGCGTGTCGTCTCGGTGGAGCACATCGAGGGCGAAGACGACAACGGCGACGGCGAAGAGGCCGCCTGA
- the mobA gene encoding molybdenum cofactor guanylyltransferase MobA has product MGLILAGGLSRRMGGGDKPLRQLAGRTLLERVAERLGPQCAGGLALSANGDPARFRAVFAGAVLPDTLPDHPGPLAGILAGLEAAEAAGLSHIVSVPGDAPFLPEDFVARLVATAVGEGKPIALAASGERRHFTSALWPIHLREDLRGWLALGERRVGGFIERHGAAVASWPVEPIDPFLNLNAPEDLAAAEALLARVS; this is encoded by the coding sequence TTGGGCCTGATCCTGGCGGGCGGCCTGTCGCGGCGGATGGGCGGGGGCGACAAGCCCCTGCGCCAGCTCGCTGGACGCACCCTCTTGGAGCGCGTCGCCGAACGGCTCGGCCCGCAATGCGCGGGCGGGCTCGCACTCAGCGCCAACGGCGATCCGGCCCGTTTCCGGGCGGTGTTCGCGGGAGCCGTCCTGCCCGACACCCTGCCGGACCATCCGGGGCCGCTCGCCGGCATCCTCGCCGGGCTGGAAGCCGCCGAAGCAGCGGGTCTGTCCCACATCGTCAGCGTGCCGGGAGACGCGCCCTTCCTGCCCGAGGACTTCGTCGCGCGGCTCGTTGCGACAGCCGTGGGGGAGGGCAAGCCGATCGCGCTCGCGGCCTCGGGCGAGCGGCGCCATTTTACCAGCGCGCTCTGGCCGATCCACTTACGCGAGGATCTGCGTGGCTGGCTCGCTTTGGGCGAGCGGCGCGTCGGCGGCTTCATCGAGCGGCACGGGGCGGCGGTGGCCTCCTGGCCGGTCGAGCCGATCGACCCCTTCCTCAACCTCAACGCGCCGGAGGATCTGGCCGCGGCGGAGGCGCTGCTGGCGCGGGTTTCCTGA
- a CDS encoding Mrp/NBP35 family ATP-binding protein, which translates to MAITRDDVLKALSTVTVDRGGTTLPDSGRLSQVVIDPGNRVMFSILIDPSEAERFEPVRREAEGRVLTLPGVSSVLASLTSERAPNPPAPGAAPRQATGAVGGPGAPPRQGNALPGVRHIVAVASGKGGVGKSTTACNLALGLSAQGLKVGLLDADIYGPSVPKLLGLSGKPRVIDGKTLEPLQAYGLKAMSIGLLIEPESAMIWRGPMVQSAITQMLRDVAWGELDVLIVDMPPGTGDAQLTMAQATPLSGAVIVSTPQDLALIDARRGVTMFRKVSVPILGVIENMATFICPNCGAASAIFGHGGARHEAERLEVPFLGEIPLTMAIRETSDAGRPVVATDPDGPQAKIYREIAQKLWANLSGAPVGRAAPKIVIE; encoded by the coding sequence TTGGCGATCACGCGCGACGACGTGCTGAAGGCACTCTCGACCGTCACGGTCGACCGCGGCGGCACCACCCTGCCCGATTCCGGCCGCCTCTCGCAGGTGGTGATCGACCCGGGCAATCGGGTGATGTTCTCGATTCTGATCGATCCGAGCGAGGCCGAGCGCTTCGAGCCGGTGCGGCGCGAGGCGGAGGGCCGCGTCCTGACGCTGCCCGGCGTGTCGAGCGTGCTCGCGAGCCTGACCTCGGAGCGGGCCCCCAACCCGCCAGCCCCCGGCGCGGCCCCGCGTCAAGCGACAGGCGCTGTCGGAGGTCCCGGCGCCCCGCCGCGCCAGGGCAATGCGCTGCCGGGCGTGCGCCACATCGTGGCGGTGGCCTCGGGCAAGGGCGGCGTCGGCAAGTCGACCACCGCCTGCAACCTCGCCCTCGGCTTGAGTGCGCAGGGCCTCAAGGTCGGCCTGCTCGATGCCGACATCTACGGCCCCTCGGTGCCGAAGCTTCTCGGCCTCTCCGGCAAGCCGCGGGTGATCGACGGCAAGACCCTGGAGCCGCTCCAGGCCTACGGGCTGAAAGCCATGTCGATCGGCCTGCTGATCGAGCCGGAATCGGCGATGATCTGGCGCGGGCCGATGGTGCAGTCGGCCATCACCCAGATGCTGCGCGACGTGGCCTGGGGCGAACTCGACGTGCTCATCGTGGATATGCCCCCCGGCACCGGCGACGCGCAACTCACCATGGCGCAGGCGACGCCCCTGTCGGGCGCCGTCATCGTCTCGACGCCGCAGGATCTGGCGCTGATCGACGCGCGCCGCGGCGTGACCATGTTCCGCAAGGTCTCGGTGCCGATCCTCGGCGTGATCGAGAACATGGCGACCTTCATCTGCCCGAATTGCGGGGCGGCTTCCGCAATCTTCGGCCATGGCGGCGCCCGCCACGAGGCCGAGCGGCTGGAGGTGCCCTTCCTCGGCGAGATCCCGCTCACCATGGCGATCCGTGAGACCTCGGATGCCGGACGTCCCGTGGTCGCCACCGACCCGGACGGGCCGCAGGCCAAGATCTACCGCGAGATCGCCCAGAAACTCTGGGCCAACCTCAGCGGCGCACCCGTCGGCCGCGCGGCGCCGAAGATCGTCATCGAGTGA
- a CDS encoding pyridoxamine 5'-phosphate oxidase family protein: MHQGNHRDHEGAKKLFELVKDVKVAMLTTADQDGTLNSRPMWNNEIDENGDIWFFTKLHSPKTAEIGRDNQVNLSYSDPSSQTYVSIAGKAEVIRDQKLIDEKWQESLKTWFPNGKNDPEVGLIRIHPEQGEYWDSPSSTMVHLYGYVKASLTGESPKTETKKVDLA, from the coding sequence ATGCACCAGGGCAACCATCGCGACCACGAGGGCGCGAAGAAGCTCTTCGAGCTGGTCAAGGACGTCAAGGTCGCGATGCTGACCACCGCCGACCAGGATGGGACGCTCAACAGCCGCCCGATGTGGAACAACGAGATCGACGAGAACGGCGACATCTGGTTCTTCACCAAGCTGCACAGCCCGAAGACCGCCGAGATCGGCCGCGACAACCAAGTTAACCTCTCCTATTCCGACCCGTCGAGCCAGACCTACGTCTCGATCGCCGGCAAGGCCGAGGTGATCCGCGACCAGAAGCTCATCGACGAGAAGTGGCAGGAGAGCCTCAAGACGTGGTTCCCCAACGGCAAGAACGACCCGGAGGTCGGCCTGATCCGTATCCATCCCGAGCAGGGCGAGTACTGGGACAGCCCGTCCTCCACGATGGTTCACCTCTACGGCTACGTGAAGGCCTCGCTCACCGGCGAGAGCCCGAAGACCGAGACCAAGAAGGTCGACCTCGCCTGA
- a CDS encoding nicotinate phosphoribosyltransferase, whose translation MIDLAKRVYDHNFRIDPIVRSLLDTDFYKLLMAQMIFRRHRELNVSFGIQNRTRSVRVADEIDLGELRAQLDHARTVRLSRGESTWLRGNTFYGKRQILSSEFMAWFEAFQLPEYELETRDGQVALTFHGPWVETTMWEVPALAILNEMRSRAVLRGMGKFDLQVLYARAMTRVWEKIERLKRLPDLSIADFGTRRRHGFLWQDWCVQAMREGLGEGAFLGTSNCLIALRREVEAVGTNAHELPMVYAALSGDDDEALAAAPYAVLADWQQDYAGNLLVALPDTYGTTGFLANAPDWLTAWTGIRIDSKEPIAGGEEALAFWASRGCDPREKLAIFSDGLDIDDIEAIHAHFHGRMRIGYGWGTRLTNDFRGLVPEGRLDPISVVCKVTEAEGRPTVKISDNPSKAQGPAAEVERYKRVFGVGEQAAVAVVV comes from the coding sequence ATGATCGACCTCGCGAAGCGGGTCTACGACCACAATTTCCGCATCGACCCGATCGTGCGTTCGCTGCTCGATACGGATTTCTACAAGCTCCTGATGGCGCAGATGATCTTCCGCCGTCACCGCGAGCTGAACGTCAGCTTCGGAATCCAGAACCGCACCCGGAGCGTGCGGGTGGCCGACGAAATCGACCTCGGGGAATTGCGGGCGCAGCTCGACCACGCCCGCACGGTCCGCTTGAGCCGGGGCGAATCCACCTGGCTTCGCGGCAACACCTTCTACGGCAAGCGCCAGATCCTCTCATCCGAGTTCATGGCGTGGTTCGAGGCGTTTCAGTTGCCGGAATACGAGTTGGAGACCCGCGACGGACAGGTGGCGCTGACCTTCCACGGCCCCTGGGTCGAGACCACGATGTGGGAGGTACCGGCCCTCGCGATCCTCAACGAGATGCGCTCCCGCGCGGTGCTGCGCGGCATGGGCAAGTTCGATCTGCAGGTGCTCTACGCCCGCGCCATGACCCGTGTCTGGGAGAAGATCGAGCGTTTGAAGCGCCTGCCCGATCTCTCCATCGCCGATTTCGGCACGCGCCGCCGCCACGGCTTCCTATGGCAGGATTGGTGCGTGCAGGCGATGCGCGAAGGCTTGGGCGAGGGCGCCTTCCTCGGCACCTCGAACTGCCTGATCGCCCTGCGGCGCGAGGTCGAGGCGGTCGGCACCAACGCCCACGAACTGCCGATGGTCTACGCCGCACTCAGCGGCGACGACGATGAGGCCCTGGCGGCCGCGCCCTACGCGGTGCTCGCCGACTGGCAGCAGGACTATGCCGGCAACCTGCTGGTGGCGTTGCCTGACACCTACGGCACCACCGGCTTCCTCGCCAACGCACCCGATTGGCTCACCGCCTGGACCGGCATCCGCATCGACTCGAAGGAGCCGATCGCGGGCGGCGAGGAGGCCCTCGCCTTCTGGGCGTCGCGGGGCTGCGACCCGCGCGAAAAGCTGGCGATCTTCTCCGACGGGCTCGACATCGACGACATCGAGGCGATCCACGCGCATTTCCACGGCCGCATGCGCATCGGCTACGGCTGGGGCACGCGACTGACCAACGATTTCCGCGGCCTCGTGCCGGAAGGGCGCCTCGATCCGATCTCGGTGGTCTGCAAGGTGACGGAAGCGGAGGGCCGCCCGACGGTGAAGATCTCCGACAACCCGAGCAAGGCCCAGGGGCCGGCGGCGGAAGTGGAGCGTTACAAAAGGGTGTTCGGGGTGGGGGAGCAGGCGGCGGTGGCGGTCGTGGTGTGA
- a CDS encoding type II toxin-antitoxin system RelE/ParE family toxin, which yields MRLRYTPDAAAELDAVLTYIAERSPQGAHRAQQRIRAVIDLLLEQPHSGRLTSLRPMRRIVATPYPI from the coding sequence GTGAGGCTGCGCTACACCCCGGATGCCGCCGCAGAACTCGACGCCGTTCTAACCTACATCGCGGAGCGGTCACCACAGGGCGCGCATCGCGCTCAGCAACGCATTCGAGCGGTGATCGATCTGCTCTTGGAGCAGCCCCACAGCGGGCGCCTGACCAGCCTTCGGCCCATGCGCCGTATCGTGGCGACCCCTTATCCCATCTGA